A genomic segment from Castor canadensis chromosome 1, mCasCan1.hap1v2, whole genome shotgun sequence encodes:
- the LOC109676995 gene encoding protocadherin Fat 3-like, with the protein MSATATVNTDISDVNDNSPVFTPANYTAVIQAKDSGKPQQACHSYIRVRVIEESIHKPTAIPLEIFIVTMEDDFPGGVIGKIHATDQDMYDVLTFALKSEQKSLFKVNSHDGKIIALGGLDSGKHVLNVSVSDGRFQVPTDVVVHVEQLLREMLQNIVTIRFDDVCPEDFVGLHMHGFRRTLRNAVLTQKQDSLHIISIQPVAGTNQRDMLFAVEMHSSEFYKPAYLIRNCPVAGGTWRTSCASQLSWRRTARVWTVRSSVVNRACHWIPTCS; encoded by the exons ATGTCAGCAACTGCAACTGTCAACACTGATATTTCTGATGTGAATGACAACAGCCCAGTGTTTACACCTGCCAACTACACTGCTGTGATTCAG GCGAAGGACTCAGGCAAACCACAGCAAGCTTGTCATTCCTACATTCGAGTGCGGGTCATCGAGGAAAGTATCCACAAGCCCACAGCCATCCCCTTGGAAATTTTCATTGTCACCATGGAGGATGACTTTCCTGGTGGGGTCATTGGGAAAATCCATGCCACAGATCAAGACATGTATGATGTGCTCACATTTGCCCTGAAATCGGAGCAGAAAAGCTTGTTCAAAGTAAACAGTCACGACGGGAAAATCATTGCCTTGGGAGGCCTGGACAGTGGCAAGCATGTCCTAAATGTGTCTGTGAGTGATGGCCGCTTCCAGGTGCCCACTGATGTGGTTGTACACGTGGAGCAACTGTTACGCGAGATGCTGCAGAACATCGTCACCATCCGCTTTGACGACGTGTGCCCTGAGGACTTCGTGGGGCTGCACATGCATGGGTTCCGGCGCACCCTAAGGAATGCAGTTCTCACTCAGAAGCAGGACAGCCTGCACATCATCAGCATCCAGCCTGTGGCAGGCACCAACCAGCGGGACATGCTGTTCGCAGTGGAGATGCACAGCAGCGAGTTCTACAAGCCAGCCTACCTGATCCGGAACTGTCCAGTGGCAGGCGGCACCTGGAGAACGTCATGTGCATCTCAGCTATCCTGGAGAAGAACTGCTCGGGTCTGGACTGTCAGGAGCAGCGTTGTGAACAGGGCTTGTCACTGGATTCCCACGTGCTCATGA